The following proteins come from a genomic window of Flavobacteriales bacterium:
- a CDS encoding aromatic amino acid lyase → MVMGGRRMTALAAALKKLGWAPLELSGPKEGTRAAQRHAVREHFAALLTVKSMRLAHRRHDAQRSRLMQPDSRTEPFPSERTTPCAIPVESASGRARTPNCSPAARSLCASRTCRMRIRSAASRRCMAPSRDAIACNGHGGATQLESVTDNPTVFDDDDLINPRRQFRPDNRWRSRSIASHRDGRARQHRRATHLQTHQRSARPAAFPGSEGRVEPRLHDPQYTAASLVSANKQCMPNSVDTIDSTDGQEDHVSMGAAASHQDLGCRA, encoded by the coding sequence GTGGTGATGGGCGGCAGGCGCATGACGGCGCTTGCTGCCGCGTTGAAAAAGCTCGGTTGGGCGCCGTTGGAGCTCAGCGGACCGAAGGAAGGGACTCGCGCTGCTCAACGGCACGCAGTTCGCGAACACTTCGCCGCGCTGCTCACCGTGAAGAGCATGCGCCTCGCGCATCGCCGACATGATGCGCAGCGGTCTCGATTGATGCAACCCGACAGCCGCACGGAGCCTTTCCCATCCGAGCGTACCACGCCGTGCGCCATCCCAGTCGAAAGCGCAAGTGGCCGGGCACGTACGCCGAACTGCTCGCCAGCAGCGCGATCGCTGTGCGCGAGCCGCACGTGCAGGATGCGTATTCGTTCCGCTGCGTCCCGCAGGTGCATGGCGCCCAGCCGCGATGCCATCGCATGCAATGGCCACGGTGGTGCAACGCAATTGGAATCCGTCACCGACAATCCGACCGTCTTCGACGACGACGACCTGATAAATCCGCGCAGGCAATTTCGCCCGGACAACCGTTGGCGCTCTCGCTCGATTGCTTCGCATCGCGATGGCCGGGCTCGGCAGCATCGGCGAGCGACGCATCTACAAACTCATCAGCGGTCAGCGCGGCCTGCCGCCTTTCCTGGTAGCGAAGGACGGGTTGAACCGCGGCTTCATGATCCGCAGTACACGGCCGCATCATTGGTGAGCGCCAACAAGCAGTGCATGCCCAACAGCGTCGATACCATCGACAGCACCGACGGGCAGGAGGACCATGTGAGCATGGGCGCCGCAGCCAGCCATCAAGACCTGGGATGTCGTGCATGA
- a CDS encoding trehalose-6-phosphate synthase yields the protein MANQLFLETLEQTARPRDRVWIHDYHLMLLPASVTRALPRTCPSAPPHPFPPTRCSACCPPHGATELLEVPGADLAKP from the coding sequence GTGGCCAATCAGCTTTTTCTTGAAACGCTGGAGCAGACCGCACGACCCCGCGACCGGGTGTGGATACACGACTATCATCTGATGCTCTTGCCGGCCAGTGTAACGCGAGCGCTTCCTCGGACATGCCCATCAGCCCCTCCACATCCCTTTCCTCCTACGAGATGTTCCGCCTGCTGCCCGCCGCACGGCGCAACCGAACTGCTCGAGGTCCCTGGCGCCGACCTGGCGAAGCCGTAA
- a CDS encoding trehalose-6-phosphate synthase, translated as MGARVTFYPVDRPIIARCRATPTPRAVGGHRSRGRTSINGRFRRRGLATGGYQYRSVIHKKLCALYQSADVASITPLRDGMNLVAKELWRRAMTARAADPE; from the coding sequence ATGGGGGCAAGGGTGACCTTCTATCCTGTCGATCGTCCCATCATCGCGAGATGCCGAGCGACGCCAACACCGCGAGCTGTAGGAGGGCATCGAAGCCGCGGACGGACTTCGATCAACGGGCGCTTTCGGAGGCGTGGACTGGCAACCGGTGGGTACCAGTACCGATCGGTGATCCACAAGAAGCTGTGCGCACTCTACCAGTCCGCCGATGTGGCGTCGATCACGCCGCTGCGCGATGGGATGAACCTGGTGGCGAAAGAGCTGTGGCGGCGGGCGATGACCGCGCGCGCGGCCGATCCTGAGTGA
- a CDS encoding chloride channel protein, translating to MLLIPTSGILLSVLFTQVLAQGKLGRGLPSVLKDEGEQGRDPNSHKLYSQVVTSILTMGTGGSAGLEAPIAVTGAALGQQHGALAESR from the coding sequence GTGCTGCTGATACCCACCAGCGGGATCCTGCTCTCGGTGCTCTTCACGCAAGTCTTGGCTCAGGGGAAACTGGGCCGCGGACTGCCCTCGGTGCTCAAGGACGAAGGAGAACAAGGGCGTGACCCGAATTCTCATAAGCTCTATTCGCAGGTGGTCACCAGCATACTCACCATGGGCACCGGCGGATCGGCGGGGCTGGAAGCACCCATCGCCGTAACGGGGGCGGCTTTAGGGCAGCAACATGGCGCGCTGGCTGAAAGTCGATGA
- a CDS encoding chloride channel protein: MARWLKVDEPSRQLLLACGAAAGISAIFNAPIAGAIFALEAILLNIAIPMVVPVLIASASSAFVSSLIYRDTPFVLITDSWNAAALPYYFGLALVAAGLSLYNVRVYFWIGARFGRWKAPYAKAVVGGLLLGSLILFFPPLLGEGYHGVESLLSGDAHRLAAHAPLQLGLGDWNLEGLVIALMLLKVVATSLTLGAGGNGGMFGPSLFIGGMCGFAFSHAANLLGIAQLNETNFTVVGMAAVLSGTIHVPLTAIFLIAEITGGYALFVPLMLATSMSYLISRSVQPHSFTAGRPPLRRKAHPRGS; the protein is encoded by the coding sequence ATGGCGCGCTGGCTGAAAGTCGATGAGCCCTCGCGGCAATTGCTCCTTGCCTGCGGCGCGGCCGCCGGCATCTCGGCCATCTTCAACGCGCCCATCGCCGGGGCCATCTTCGCGCTCGAGGCCATCCTGCTGAACATCGCCATCCCCATGGTGGTGCCGGTGCTCATCGCCTCGGCCTCCTCCGCTTTCGTCTCCTCGCTCATCTATCGCGATACGCCCTTCGTGCTGATCACCGATTCGTGGAACGCGGCCGCCCTGCCCTACTATTTCGGACTGGCGCTGGTGGCAGCGGGTCTTTCGTTGTACAACGTGCGCGTCTACTTCTGGATCGGTGCCCGTTTCGGACGGTGGAAGGCGCCTTACGCCAAGGCAGTGGTGGGCGGTCTCCTGCTCGGCTCCTTGATCCTGTTCTTCCCACCCTTGCTCGGCGAGGGTTATCACGGCGTGGAGAGCCTCCTCAGCGGCGACGCGCACCGGCTCGCGGCGCACGCCCCCCTGCAATTGGGCCTCGGCGATTGGAACTTGGAAGGGCTCGTAATCGCCCTCATGCTCCTGAAAGTGGTGGCCACCTCCCTGACACTGGGCGCCGGCGGCAATGGCGGCATGTTCGGCCCATCGCTCTTCATCGGCGGCATGTGCGGCTTCGCCTTCTCCCATGCGGCCAACCTCTTGGGGATCGCCCAACTCAACGAAACCAACTTCACCGTGGTGGGCATGGCGGCGGTGCTCAGCGGAACCATCCACGTGCCGCTCACCGCCATCTTCCTCATCGCGGAGATCACCGGCGGCTATGCTTTGTTCGTGCCGCTCATGCTGGCCACCTCCATGAGCTACCTCATCTCGCGATCGGTGCAGCCGCACTCTTTTACAGCAGGCCGGCCACCGCTGCGCAGGAAGGCGCATCCGCGCGGTAGCTGA
- a CDS encoding T9SS type A sorting domain-containing protein — translation MLHRSALLLPLLLVQSASAQTWELVTPVKTRSELPSVRMVDPTTGFMIDRVLGFVMKTTDAGASWERKPYNLIDKPRVLWMWDDQRGIIGANSGRFYRTTDGWASASSVYQPTYGNLGTLHFVNDTLGWAGSESGKIVRTTDGGATWTLQTSGTTNAIVALHFVNDTLGFAAATGAILLRTTDAGANWVPLTTPITYNMRGIHFFDALNGIAVGLGGEIIRTSDGGDSWTMQSSPTTNSLLSLFVQGSTLIATGNNGTVIRSTNGGNSWSAQTLDQFQDLYSAWIDPSGIGLIGGEARVYRTLDFGATWTPVQIGTYHTMFNKVSFGTEANGASAGWQTMGGLENGVVRTTDGGRSWTNASTGAGQWLGVHLRPNGIGWLGGGVGANRHTTDFFATSTNHPGPNVAIRCTWAFNATTAVVGGGYVNGGCYRTTNAGASWQHTLDGGNIYDLWFVNDTLGFAGGEGGLLARTTDGGITWEWLDPPTNADINSIFFLNDTLGFYAGNGGGRTTDGGDTWTPLFSLPQYTMSIFFTDPDTGYAVSVSGYALRTTNGGDDWTYVVPEPFDVLIGDATMVDGALIAVGRYGDVYRAALQCPAEPDVPIVFQSGEILWTAWRPQIQWYLDGAPLPDATWPWITATASGSYTVVVTDALGCTSAPSTPVQIISTAVEERVADALTVFPNPTSSTVTLSFANDGPHTVLLCDAQGRVVRSERVIGSSATLTLEDLPRGLYLLREAGSPGAVRVVRE, via the coding sequence ATGCTCCATCGTTCCGCACTGCTCCTGCCGCTGCTCCTCGTCCAATCTGCATCCGCGCAGACTTGGGAATTGGTGACGCCCGTGAAGACCCGGAGCGAACTGCCTTCCGTGCGCATGGTGGATCCCACCACGGGCTTCATGATCGACCGCGTGCTCGGCTTCGTGATGAAGACGACCGATGCCGGTGCGAGCTGGGAGCGCAAGCCCTACAACCTCATCGACAAGCCGCGCGTGCTGTGGATGTGGGACGATCAGCGCGGCATCATCGGCGCCAACTCCGGCCGCTTCTATCGCACCACCGATGGCTGGGCCTCGGCGAGCTCGGTCTATCAGCCCACCTACGGCAACCTGGGCACCTTGCACTTCGTGAACGACACCCTGGGCTGGGCCGGCAGCGAGAGCGGCAAGATCGTGCGCACCACCGACGGCGGCGCCACGTGGACCTTGCAGACCAGCGGCACCACCAACGCCATCGTGGCCCTGCACTTCGTGAACGACACGCTGGGCTTCGCGGCGGCCACCGGCGCCATCCTGCTGCGCACCACCGATGCCGGGGCCAACTGGGTGCCGCTCACCACGCCCATCACTTACAACATGCGTGGCATCCACTTCTTCGATGCGCTCAACGGCATCGCGGTTGGCCTTGGCGGCGAGATCATCCGCACCAGCGACGGCGGCGATAGCTGGACGATGCAAAGCAGTCCCACCACCAACAGTTTGCTCAGCCTCTTCGTGCAGGGCAGCACGCTGATCGCCACAGGCAACAACGGCACCGTGATCCGCAGCACCAACGGCGGCAACAGCTGGAGCGCGCAGACCCTCGACCAGTTCCAGGACCTCTACAGCGCGTGGATCGATCCCAGCGGCATCGGCCTGATCGGTGGCGAGGCACGCGTGTACCGCACGTTGGACTTCGGCGCCACGTGGACGCCCGTGCAGATCGGCACCTACCACACCATGTTCAACAAGGTGAGCTTCGGCACCGAAGCGAACGGCGCCTCCGCGGGCTGGCAGACCATGGGCGGCCTCGAGAATGGCGTGGTACGCACCACGGACGGCGGACGCAGCTGGACCAATGCGAGCACGGGCGCAGGGCAATGGCTCGGCGTGCATCTCCGCCCGAATGGCATCGGCTGGCTCGGCGGTGGTGTAGGCGCCAACCGCCATACCACCGACTTCTTCGCCACGAGCACCAACCACCCCGGACCCAATGTGGCCATCCGTTGCACCTGGGCCTTCAATGCCACCACGGCCGTGGTGGGCGGCGGCTACGTGAACGGCGGCTGCTACCGCACCACCAACGCCGGGGCCTCGTGGCAGCACACGCTCGATGGCGGCAACATCTACGACCTCTGGTTCGTGAACGACACGCTGGGCTTCGCCGGTGGCGAGGGCGGCCTGCTGGCGCGCACCACCGATGGCGGCATCACCTGGGAATGGCTGGACCCGCCCACCAACGCCGATATCAACAGCATCTTCTTCCTCAACGATACGCTCGGCTTCTACGCGGGCAACGGGGGCGGGCGCACCACCGATGGCGGCGACACCTGGACGCCCCTCTTCTCACTGCCGCAATACACCATGAGCATCTTCTTCACCGACCCCGATACGGGCTATGCGGTGAGCGTGAGCGGCTACGCGCTGCGCACCACCAACGGCGGCGACGATTGGACCTACGTGGTGCCCGAGCCCTTCGATGTCCTCATCGGTGATGCGACGATGGTGGATGGCGCGCTGATCGCCGTGGGGCGCTACGGCGATGTGTACCGCGCAGCCCTGCAATGCCCCGCCGAACCGGACGTGCCGATCGTGTTCCAGAGCGGGGAGATCCTGTGGACCGCCTGGCGACCGCAGATCCAATGGTACCTCGATGGCGCACCGCTGCCCGATGCCACCTGGCCCTGGATCACCGCCACGGCGAGCGGCAGCTACACCGTGGTGGTCACCGATGCGCTCGGGTGCACCAGCGCGCCGTCAACGCCGGTGCAGATCATCAGCACAGCAGTGGAAGAGCGCGTGGCGGATGCGTTAACGGTCTTTCCCAACCCCACCAGCTCGACGGTCACGCTTTCGTTCGCGAACGATGGTCCGCACACCGTGCTGCTCTGCGATGCGCAGGGTCGCGTGGTGCGGAGCGAACGCGTAATCGGATCCAGTGCCACGCTCACCCTGGAGGATCTGCCACGCGGACTGTACCTGCTGCGCGAAGCGGGGAGCCCAGGGGCCGTACGGGTGGTGCGGGAGTGA